In Scomber japonicus isolate fScoJap1 chromosome 19, fScoJap1.pri, whole genome shotgun sequence, a single genomic region encodes these proteins:
- the cercam gene encoding procollagen galactosyltransferase 2, translating into MLLHFLVLGASLFQAGCYFAEEKYPEESKMQPPTVVIAIIARNTEHSLPYYLGALERLNYPKDRISVWAATDHNLDNSTAVLKEWLTVMQKFYHYVEWRPMDQPTSYAGEMGPKHWPNTRYEYVMKLKQAALNFARKRWADYILFADTDNIITNSDTLNLLIAENKSVIAPMLDSPGAYSNYWCGITPQGYYRRTAEYFPTRHRQRLGCFPVPMVHSTMLLDLRKEGMKKLAFYPPHQEYSWPYDDIIVFAFSCRAAEIQMYLSNKERYGYLNIPAKPQHTLEDDRLNFVHVHLESLIDGPPMHPSRYVHLSTKQRDLMGFDEIFLINLRRRLDRRDRMLYSLNELEIDVKVVDAVDGNALNSSDIKFLGVDLLPGYYDPFSGRTLTKGEVGCFLSHFYIWKEMVDMQMDKALVFEDDVRFQANFKRRVLRLMEEVEQVELDWDIIYFGRKQVNPTKEEPVENVRNLVMADYSYWTLSYAISLQGAQKLLNAEPLSKMLPVDEFLPIMYDKHPNEDYKSHFPNRNLQAYSTRPLLVQPCHYAGDAQWVSDTETSTLWDDDSVRTDWRGSHKTLKGAAPPPEILSAAYKDEL; encoded by the exons ATGTTACTCCACTTTCTAGTTTTGGGGGCCTCGCTTTTCCAGGCAGGGTGCTACTTTGCAGAGGAGAAGTATCCGGAGGAGTCGAAAATGCAGCCTCCCACCGTGGTTATCGCTATCATAGCCAGAAACACCGAGCACTCCCTGCCGTACTACCTTGGAGCTCTGGAGAGACTCAACTACCCCAAAGACCGCATCTCTGTGTG GGCTGCCACAGACCACAACTTGGACAACAGCACAGCTGTGCTGAAGGAGTGGCTTACTGTTATGCAGAAATTTTACCATTATGTCGAGTGGAGACCGATGGACCAACCCAC GTCATATGCAGGAGAGATGGGTCCTAAGCATTGGCCCAACACCAGGTACGAGTATGTGATGAAGCTGAAGCAGGCGGCACTCAACTTCGCCAGGAAACGCTGGGCCGACTATATCCTG TTTGCAGACACAGACAATATCATCACCAACTCAGACACCCTCAACCTGCTGATAGCAGAAAACAAGTCAGTCATTGCTCCCATGTTAGACTCTCCAGGAGCATACTCCAACTACTGGTGTGGTATAACTCCGCAG GGATATTATCGTCGAACAGCTGAGTATTTCCCCACCCGCCATCGTCAAAGGCTTGGCTGCTTCCCTGTGCCCATGGTCCACTCCACCATGCTGCTGGATTTAAGGAAGGAGGGCATGAAGAAACTGGCCTTCTACCCTCCTCATCAGGAGTACTCCTGGCCCTATGACGACATTATTGTGTTTGCCTTCTCCTGCCGGGCTGCAG AGATACAGATGTACCTGTCTAACAAGGAACGCTATGGCTACCTGAACATCCCAGCCAAACCTCAACACACCTTGGAAGATGATCGTCTCAACTTTGTCCATGTCCATCTGGAGTCCTTGA TTGATGGTCCTCCCATGCACCCCTCTCGTTACGTCCACTTGTCCACCAAACAGAGAGACCTCATGGGCTTTGATGAG ATCTTTCTGATTAATCTACGGCGGCGCCTTGACCGTAGAGACAGGATGTTGTACTCTCTGAATGAGCTGGAGATTGATGTCAAGGTGGTAGATGCTGTGGATGGGAA tgcacTGAACAGCAGTGACATCAAGTTCCTGGGCGTGGACCTGCTACCAGGCTACTATGACCCGTTCTCTGGACGCACACTGACCAAAGGAGAGGTGGGCTGCTTCCTCAGCCACTTCTACATCTGGAAGGAG ATGGTGGATATGCAGATGGATAAAGCACTGGTCTTTGAAGACGATGTCCGTTTCCAGGCCAACTTCAAACGACGAGTCCTCAGACtgatggaggaggtggagcaggtggagctgGACTGGGACATTAT ATACTTTGGCAGAAAGCAGGTGAACCCTACTAAAGAGGAGCCAGTGGAGAACGTTCGTAACTTGGTAATGGCCGACTACTCCTATTGGACTCTGTCCTACGCCATATCCTTGCAGGGAGCCCAAAAACTGCTCAATGCTGAGCCACTTTCCAAGATGCTGCCTGTCGATGAATTCCTACCCATCATGTATGACAAACATCCCAA tgagGACTACAAGTCCCATTTCCCCAACAGAAACTTACAAGCCTACAGTACTCGCCCCCTCCTGGTCCAGCCGTGTCACTACGCTGGTGATGCCCAGTGGGTAAGCGACACGGAAACGTCGACTCTGTGGGACGATGACTCGGTACGCACCGATTGGAGGGGATCCCACAAGACCCTGAAAGGTGCTGCCCCGCCACCGGAGATCCTGTCAGCTGCTTACAAGGATGAACTTTAG